One Antedon mediterranea chromosome 1, ecAntMedi1.1, whole genome shotgun sequence genomic window, TATCAATTATGGGTATGtgaaaaatcaacaaaataatatatttgataaaGTCTATACTTTCAACTGCTGATGTTGGAGTACAGTATAACTCCTCCTTTAAGACACTGACGTTAAGAAAACAATGTTCTGTTCATGAATAAGGGGCAGCCAACCCCTTGATGGTATCCCCAGTGTTTTACTGTATTAGCCTTAAACATAATTGATTCCAGGTACAAGGAGCAAGTGCAGGAAGCAAAAAAGAATGGCACTATGAAGGAACCAGTGCGTAAAAAGAAATGCATTAAACAggtatatatttctttttcaaaTCGTAAGTAAGCTAAGGATTGGCCCGTTTAGGCATGGTTGGTCAGCTGCATATTTGTAATATTACTTTCACCTTTAGCCTCCACAGCAGATGTTGGTAGATAAACTATTTTCTTCACCTAAAAGACCAACATCAACTTCACCAGTTGTTAAAAGGGTAGATGTGAATTTTTCTTGTGCAGGACTTAAAGATGATCAACAGCACAGGAATTGGTAAGGATGGAGATTCAGTACATACAGTAGTTAACAACATTCAAATATACTTCCGTTTCGGATTATTTCTTTTATCAAGCAATCTCATTAAGAATAACTTATTTTGGGCAGAATTAAAACTGAATATTTGCAACTTTTGAGATTGATGCTTACAAAACCAACACATCAAAAACACTGTTCAAGCTTTTGCAGAAAGAAATTACGTACACTATTGTGATATAGCCTTGCAAAGCTCCGAAGTTAGTCTCGAAGTGAGAATCTTCaccacaataaaaaaaaaaagattacgCAAAAATTTATATTGAAGTATCTTTATCAACtactaaatttgtttttaaacaggGATTCACTTGAAAGGCTCCACTTGATTGGCCAATTGCCGAATGGTTTCTGGATTTGCAAGGAGGCTAACCAAATACAACTTCTGAACCATTTTAGAGTAGAAGAGACATTGCTGTATCATCGTCTGCTTTCCGAACATAGACTACAAATCCAACAGCTACAACCACCAATTACATTATTATCAAGGTATAAATGATACCACTAAAGTTCAACTTAAGCCTAGAATTTCAGAAAATAGATATAATCAGGGGCGAATCAAGGATTTTTAAATAAGGGTTTAAAAAAGAGGTTAAAAGGGCATGTCTTCTATTTTATGAGTGCTAAAGCCTGTTTAGCCCACACACAAATCTGCGCctgataataattttattttatatttttataatttgtagTATGATAGGAGGGCCTGTAAATTGGCAGACTCTACTGATGCTGAAGAGTTCCACATCAGCTGTAGATGGCTCTCGTACATTTGTTGATGAAAGGCTAGTAGCAAACGGCTTTGTTGTTAAACAGACTGAaggtataaaaaacaattactgcAAATTTGGGGTTGGGCTAATACCTCTGGTTGGTTATCAAAATGTATTGAGCACAAAGGTCTTTTTCTTTAGATTCTGAGGGAGGTAATGTCCGATTACAAGTCACCGGCATGGCAACCAATATTCCATGTTATAGTTTGGCTGACCTTGCGGAACTGCTTGATACGATAGGCTCGTCAACTAATGGTATTAGTCTCAAAGAATCCAGACCTGTCAAACTTGTCCACTATTTGCaggtactttttttttctatgaaaataTGTCTGAGCTAGTTTAATAAACACACTAAAGGTTAGCAAAAACATTACCTCAATGTCAATCTTTTACAGTTTCTGTATGTCATCATACCTATCCATTATAgttgtttattgaatttaaatttctttaataGGCAGAAGCTGTACGATTGGCTCGAGATCGCCCACATCGATCAACGCATGATAACATAATGGATATGATTGAGCAAAGGAGTGTGGCATTGCCTCCTAATGTAAAGAGTTGTATACATAACAAGCCCTTCCTTAAAACACTGCACACCACAAATGTACAGTAGCATTTCTGATGAAATATAGACAGCCTATTTTTTGCCAAATAgatcatttatattttaaacattttttaacaatataaatCTAAGAAAGTAAGTAGAATGTAGTGGAGATGTGCTTTTTTGTAGAACTCCAGACATAATTGAAACAATCGGTTGATGGGTcttttatctaattttattcTAATACCATATCGTTAGTAATCTTGTTGTGCTACACATTTCATTTGATCTATTTGGTACAGCAGTAAACTATAGCTGGTTTTTCTTAATTCcaaacatttaatttatcaaGTATTctttcatttcatatttttaattgtactgATCATATTAATTTGCTTGTGTCTTATAAGCATCagatttaaattgttttcatcCAGCAGCCAATGCAGTAAGTACCATTCGTATTTCAATAGTACATTGTGTTACCATAAAAAGTTGATCATTAAACTGTGTGGACACCTAAGTGCAGACTTTGTTTTGTTGGTAGTCATTGAATGCTCTCTGCCACTCGGGTAGGTCATTATTCTTCCAACTATAGTAGTCATTTCTCCACGATCTCTCTTCTTCTGGAAGATCATCTAAAAATAGATACAAATATAATGTTGACATGATAAAAGGCATTCAGTTCCAATTTAAAATCAATTCAGAAGCTACTGGACCAGTTTAAAGTTAAACCAGTAAACAGTTAAACCAGTTAAAGCTAGTTCAACACCAGAAATGCACCAATTACTGTACTTAGACCAGGCTAAAATCTCACTGGATCACTTAAAAAAGCATTGAACCAATTTCAAACTAGttacaatttttaactgggcccaACTGAAATTTTTACTTAAAGAAACATACCAGTATACTGTACAAGTTTTGGTTCATATGAACTCCAGAAGGCACACTTGTCAGCACGATAAGCTCGATCAGAGAATGACATCTTGTTGATATCTAGATATTCCAGTGCTGGAATGGTGTACTTTGGCCAGTTGACGAGGTTATTATCAAATGATGGATCTGGTGTTTCACTTCCTCTGGAGTTTGGATCGCTGGTTGTTTAAAACAAAgaatttaaaacaatacaatctttcaaattaattattgaattcCACTCACTAATCacttataatttcattttaattataatgaaatattctttcatgCTAAAAGCCTAATTGATCTTTACAGAAATAACTTAAATTGGTCTTACCCAGTTTTTGCAAAATTTGTCCAATATCTCATAAATTCAACTGATACATTGCGATCAACATCACTTGGTTGTTCAGAACGGTACATAGAAGAATTAGCCAAAAACGGCAATCCAAACACAAACTGAAGTTCTTCGGCATGACCAGCTCCGATCCAGTCAAACCCAACACCCATTCCGGGCAAATAAGGGCCGAATACGGAAACTTCCGGAACATGTGTCATAAGATAAACGTACACCTTGTTCCCTGCTGTAGAATGTGCACGTTGTACCACATCACTTGGACATAAGAAATGGAAGTCTGTGGCCAGTTCAACTGCGGAATCAAAGTAATCTGCATCTGGGTTGTCTGCTAAAGACCAATCTGTGTATTCAAAGTAAGTTGCGTCTGTAATTAATGGATTCATTGCAGCTTCTTCCGTTGTAGCTTTGATAAATTGAAGAAACTCAGATTTTGAAACTTCTGGTTGGTCTGGAGTGAAGTAAACTGGAGCGTATAAAAAGAAAAGTGTTCCTTCGTGCTCATTGGTTCCCACAATGATTGTTGCATTTCGTTTGATTTCTCCATTTTGAATCAGTACTTTTGGACTATTTTCAATAAACACTCCATCCACAACTGGTGCTGGTAAGGTCGTCatctttttaaaagaaataaactgAAGAATTACACCAACTTCTCTATTAAGTATTACCGTAGACATTATTTTACCACAACCTATAGCTTTATTGACCAAGCAAAATTGATATTGAGGCTTGTACAATCATGGTACCGTACATGCAATCTACATCTAAAGCCCtttctacattatcaaactagtttgacaaaaagtgtgatgtgcccaaatatggtagtgatatgcccaatacGGTAGcgatattttttgtattttttgtattattatttgtcctcagtgaggaaattcggattaggccctccactgacccacggcagccagcattTATTAAAGAAGTTATTAAAGAAATCAACCATAATATCCATACTTAATTTCATGCTTTATTTggaattgaattttattttattaaaaaatgtataggTCATCTTACCCCTACTGAAGCATTTGCTATTTTCCCTGGGTCTATGCCTTTCATACAGCTTACAAACGCCTTGCTCTCAGTATATTCACAGCCAACTTTCTTTCCAATGTTTATTGCTTGTTCTTTTGCATCTTCTTTTTCTGTATAAGCCCAACTACTTAGCGTAGCTCCACTCTGTAATTACAAAACGGAATATAAAGTTGTAGTAGGCTGTGCAGCAGCTGCCAGGAGGAATCATGCACGGTTTGTGATGGATGAATGTTTTTCATTGGTCAAGTTTTTTGCGCGCTGTCTGTTTGAAAATACGATTACGTATGCGTAGTTAATTTACGCCATGTTAATGCAGATTCATTAATCTATGCACCAACTATGCAAGTAATTGATTGGTTGAGATAAAGAAAGTTAATAACACGTAATTTTCAGAACTAAAACATATTATGCATCTCGCATGCAAGCAATGCATAGAGTTAGACCTAATACGCTACATTACAATAAAcgtttttctttatttccaaTTATGTTTATTTAGAGATTTGTTATAGCCTCATTAGTTTGTCGTGATCACTTTTCAGCTTGTTgtcaatgtttttttctttattaaaataaaagcaacaaatattttaaaatgtaaggCCTACCTCTAAAATGGCTTGACTGAAATATGTCCAACTTCCCTTTGAAAGTAGATGGTAGTCTACACTTGCTGATCCCGCACTTTCACCAAATATGGTAACACGAGATGGATCACCTCCAAATGCTGGCAAACAAATGTTTAGATCGTTACaatgctgtaggcctatgcctaacTACTTGTCACAAAGCGTCATTTAGGCCAAATCGtcttttttaaacatgttaaaatgtGTCCAATCCAATATTTCTACCATTAATATTTGGTATTTTCTATGTAATATGaagacaataaaatatttaccttCGATATGCGCGTTAACCCATTTTAATGCTTCTTGTTGATCGAATAGTCCCATGTTGCCTGGGTAGTCCGCATCACCTATGAAAAGgggcattattttaaatgaacttAAATTGTAATCCTAGTTTTTTAAAGTACATACCGGTAGTTTACAAAAGGCAAAAATTTGGCCAATGCCAAAAAAATAACTACTCATTTACACACATGATGCAAAACGGGTTAGCGAGTAGGTATTTCACATTGTGAGGGAcgtaaatataaaattgaaaatataataatctatatTAATAGTCTATTAGGAACTTCAGTAACAATCAGTCGAATAAGTTGCGTGTAAATTCGACATTCAATTATCTTACTTATTATAAGATAAAGCAATATGATGATAGAGGCATTCAGGGGATACTCTGCTCGTGACCCACTCTACATGAAAAGTTTGTTTGTCGATTGAATGCGGTGATATGTTTATTTGATATGAAATTAATAGGAATTCATGACTTGAAAATTCACCTGTCGTAAGAAAACCGTATACGTTTAGTCTGTAGTTGATTGTCACGACGATGACGTCACCAGTGGCTGCTAATGGCACTCCAGAATAATCTTCAGTAGAGGCAGTACCAGTTGTAAATCCACCTCCGTGGATGAATACCATTACTGCAGCATTCTGAGGCTGATTTGAAaaacaaatacttttttttagaaatataggcctaaagcaaaaaaaaacaatacacgTCATATTATACATAGGAAATAGATTAGGCATGTCTTAATAATAAGATAAAATGTATTCTTTTAGGTTGAAACTTAGAACCAACATTATAGGCCTGATTTCTATTGTTTTGTTCCAATATACATGAGACAATTTTGTAATCTCAATTCCATATATAGAGATAATTAAATTAACCTCTAAAGGGAAGTGATGGTGGCAACAGCAGGAAAGGATTGGTGGAATAGCCGCTTTAGTTACATAAACGTCATGGGTTTTGAcgcattaggcctatattacatAAGCCTACATCGTCTTTTACTATTATCATACACACTAATTGCATACCTTTGTTTGAGGTGAAAATATGTTCAAGTACAAACAGTCATCTTTTCCTACAGTTACATATGGAGAAGGAGACTGCAGACACCAAGAAGCATACTCTGTTGCATCCAATGTTCCATTCCAAGGTTCTTTGGGTCGTGGCTTCTCAAACCGATACTCACCAACTGGTGGTTCAGCGAATGGAATACCTTTGTATACATCAATAGTCTTATTAACTTTTAAGTACGAATCTTCTTTAAATTTTATCGTCTCACCAGCAACATCGCCTAAAGTTGTTGATACTTGCGGattttgtgagaaaacggcaaCAATTAAGCAAGAAAAGAGCAGCGATCTAATAATCAACTCCATCCTTCTTATCATTGAGTGTTATTACATGTGAGAGTTAATAAATGATCTGTAATGGCTTGGTGTAAATATttcaaagataataattaatatatttggGCCGATTAATGACCTTTGCTCGCTGGACTCTCCGCGTTGTGTTAACTATTACTGTAATGTTATGTTTGTCATTTTACTTCTGTGTACTTACGACGTTAAACCAACAACAACCGGTCACGTCATTGTCACACGTTGTATGTACAGTGTTTCTTTTGTTCACTCCCTTATTAATTCAGCgattattaatatcatacaACTACATTAACTGGTTTGTCAGATTCTCTTTGATCTAGAAAGATAATTCTTAGTATGTTTTTACGGGTTTGAATCATAATACGTCATATAAAGAATATTTTACTCGTAAATTTCCGAAGTTTCCAAACATATAGATATGTTTTTTCCTATCAATTTTCATTTTACCCAATCCTTGATTCATCACGTAAATGTTAGAattaagtgtttttttttaatgatgtatataggcctatctccCTCCCTAAGGAGAGAATTGTTTCTCCATAAGGAGCGACTTCTTTTGTTCCCGAACCTAACATTTTGTCTATACTTCCCCCTTAAGTCACAGATAGGCTTATACTTTTATAGTTAAGCGTATTGTATGATTTAATATCGTACATTAATAATTGAGAAAAGatgaaaaataagtaaaaactgTATAACATTGTACTGTAGTTTCATTATTGTTTCACGTCACCAGAGCAATATCGCTTAAAATttttgattttaattgttttttaattgtgaGAAAACAACATTTATCAGAATATTCaactcaatattttgttttatcaatTGTGAATTTAAGAGTTACTATATTCTGTAACGTAAGTTGCTACTTTAAATACCTTTCGCACTAGACTCCGTCTTGCACTTAATTGTGCCGTCTTCTCGTCAATCACTTCTGTGTAGTCCTACTTTCGTGTTAAACCAACAACCACGTCATTATCACAACCGACGTATCTATGGTAATCAAAGAGTTTCTTCACTCCCATAGTTCAGTATTATTTTCATCTAAAAACTATTTTGAACGGTCACTCATATTCTGTACATATTTAACTAACGTTCACACACGACGTGTTTGAATCGTCTGCGTCAACTTTAATATTTAagcttattattataattgaaacGTTAAGCTCTGTGTaggctacactatcaaactagtttgacaaaaaaagtgtgatgtgtccaaatatggaagtgatatgacacaatcatgttcatataattatgggcacatcacatttgttgtcacataccgtttgatagggtagacagagcttaaggtaaGAACAAAGCATGAGAATTGTAGTTGTAAAGTCCTGCATTCTTTTTcatcaatttgtattttacccaACTGATCCATTTTGGGTCAAATGTCGGATTTGTGAAACCAATATTGTTTCAGTAAAACTACTGATATTTAATTTACGTATTAtaagaaattattaaataaagggTCTTTCGCACCCGTTCCGGCACGGCGCTGCCAAATCAAATGTCAcagtttcgttttcacgcggttACGTATGCGCATATCGATgggcgcatagccgcgtgaaaacgaaacattgacgttcaatTCACCGGACCGGAACCGCGTCGGAACAGATGTATAttgtgttgtaggcctacaattaaatattttattttcctttaaattaattttagtttaattttacCATACCATAAATCTTCAAAAAGAAGCCCATTGAGTTTCTTTTCGAGAGGTTTGACGGTATGCTATATGAACATTTTCAGTGCATGTAATGTATTactacgaaagcccattaatgccattttaagtatatgtttttcgaacgtaatccgttctaacgaattagtaattcgtttgaacggattaataatctgttcaaacgaattagtaatccgtttaaacaaattattaattcgtttaaacaaattactaatccgtttaaacaaattagtaattcgtttgaaagaattagtaattcgtttgaacaaattagtaatccgtttaaacaaattagtaattcgtttgaacggattagtaatccgtttaaacgaattacaacatatactttaaatggcacttgttgtatatgttacaattcgtttgaacggattactaattcgtttgaacagattattaatccgttcaaacgaattactaattcgttagaacggattacgttcgaaaaacatatacttaaaatggcattaatgggctttcgtattATTCAATGTATGTGTAAACTGCTTTGTTTTTTCCCTGAAATATGTAAACATACATAAGACATGAGACCCACTTGATAGTTTGATTTAGTTCGCTTTTCGGAATCCTGTCTCTCTCTATTGTTTGCgagacgaaataaatgaaatggtGCTTAACTTATTTTATTAGTTACTAATACAATGTTAACGATAATTttaccattaataaatatagaaatctGCGCACAACAATGATATTAAAAACTACAAATAATGTTCTATAGGCCTAACGAAGGTCTATGTAACTCTGTTGCATCCACTGTATTCAAACATTAAGATTCTACTCCACAAACACTGAAACTGGTTTCATAAAGACGCTACTACTTTTCATCATTAAAATGTAGATTTTGATTTGATAAGAATTTCACGAGCAAGCAAACTCATTGTTGACCAAATTAGTGCTTATTATGCTACCTTGAGAAAAATGTAGTATTTTCGAGAATCAAAATcgagaaaaaaattatttttctttttttctaaagctctgtctttatgtgaaaaacataatttgatgtGCTCACATATGGACAGcatcacatcactaccatatttgggcatatcactaccatatttgggcatatcactaccatatttgggcatatcactaccatatttgggcctatcactaccattttggtcaaactagttgatagtgtagacagagcttttaaagAATTAATGTATGGCTACACTCTATTGGACTCTAGCAAATTTATGAAACCAAATATAAAAAGTTGTTACACTTAATAAGGCAAATTATCTTAATATGGTTTATTATAACCGGACCACAGTATCCAAgtctataataatattaatttcatttaattactAACAATTATTGAATACAGTAATACAtcagtaaatataaaatgtttattaatgatGTGATCATACATTGTAAAAGTGTAAAATAAGCTAGAAACAGTTTTAATAATAGGAgttaacatttatattattagacCTAAACACACCCAGTTTGCACGATTTTTTATCCGGCCATCAAACCGGCACTGTGTGAACTTTAACGAAACACCTTATATGAGATAACTACAGAGCCAGGGACATGTACAGGATCTAATTTCATAGAAAGTTTGTCAGCAAGGTACAGATGCTTGCATGGATCGCCCAAATCGGTAATTAATAAGTATCAACACAgttttcaaataaagttaaacGCTTCCCAAGCCATGACCATACAGGCCATTTTCATACCTAATGTTTCTGAATGTGTACAAATAGCAATGTGTATAATGGACAAATGCTCTCTCTTTTTTCCATTTTTGGGACACGCCTTGTTGTGGCCACTTGTGACTTCTACACCTGTACACGCCCCATTTACTATTCCTAAATACTACAATCTATACATTTTGTTGGAATGATAAATGTGCAATACTGTAAAATGTGCTATACCATAATTTACACCCTGATGAAAGCACTCACTTAAAATAAATGCATCTCGACTTCAAGTTTCCAAACGTCTCCCTGGCTTTGGTGGTTGCATTAAATATATCCAacaattacataatatttaaaaatgtaaacatttggAGAAATTTTGATGGGATAGTAGAAAAACTAAAAAGTTGTGAGACTGCCATGATTTTCTAGAGAGTTGAGAGGTCAATAGCATAATAATTCAAGCATTGAAATATGTGGTATTATACATGCCATGACctttcataattatcattatcatcagaaAATATGATACCTATATAttctaaaaacattaaaaatcaaatattacattttaatcaagcaaatatatatttagttCTCATAAACCGAACAatctatttaaatttgttttaaagacATGATATGACTCGCACACacaattaataaatgaatagaCGGTATCAACTCCCCTTCAAAGCTGCACGTAGGCCACAAAGTGATTGCAGTTGAGTTAAACGCTCATTACAACCTGAATAAACTGGAggaaacaaatatttttgtcaATAAACAAACAACACTGAAAGGTTAAATGCCACAAAGCATTtaaattaaagctctgtctacactatcaaactagtttgacaaaaaaatgtgtgatatgcccaaatatggtagtgatatgcccaaatatggtagtgatatgacatcatcaagtctatataagggcacatcacatttttttgtcacataaagtttgaatgtgaagacagagcttaaggcacctactaatacttaaaataattgtaattttaaacaCTTACATCATCATATTGGAACTGAGCATGGCCATTTCTTTGTGAATCACGCATTTGAAATGCacctgaaaaaatataaaacattgcaGTTACAATCTCAAAATTGTCAGAGAATAAATATTGAAGTCAAActcttttgtattttaaatttacatcAATAATCTGGACACATTGGGAAAGCctagagctctgtctacactattaaactagtttgacaaaacaagtgatgtgcccaaatatgctagtgatatgacatcatcaagtccatataagggcacatcacataaagtttgatagtgtagacagagcttaagagtatAAAGTTTTCATTGTTGATTGTGTTTGACTtttctatattttacattacaataaaaatcaaatttttgtAAATCATACTGTGTTGTGCATTTGTTTGCAAAATGTTATGTATTATTcttcaatataaataatgtttaaacttACTTGTGAGAGCACGAAGACGGACTACACACGAAACAAAGTCATCGAAGGTGATGCGACTGTTGGTTGAGTAACGTTTGACAAGGACACTTAGTGCTTGTGGACTGAGTGAATAGCCTATGAGAAGAATAACTTAAATGTTAgcaacacaaataaaatacattcaGAATACACCCACCCAATGATGTCGAAACACACCTCTTGCACAAAATGAACTGAAGTGAGTGTTGGAcattggactactgatcgtgacaTCATGGTTGGAATCCTTGTCCAACTCTTGCCACATTgcttgtataaatataaaatcacCCAGTTAGATccagacacaactttgcgctgattactagctgcattattatgggagtatgtttccatacatgtttgatccaaaaaaaaaaacaaatgacaggggtaataatgtgcagcgcattgagagcatACTTATAAGaatgaacaattattattattattttgaggACACCATAAATAGCGAGCTTTTGATTTCTtagaatgtaaaaataatgtgcCATCATTGGTCGCTCGTAGAATTCGCAAAAAAAACTGAGTTGAAGAATCACACATCCCAATGTTCCTAAAGgcacacaatgaattaacatgacaaCTATTTTCTTGAAAAcgccatataataataatacccaATATGAGCAATATGACAATAGACAGAGTATTGTTATTGTGTccagtatataatattataatgcaGGGTTCTCAACCAATTTGTGCC contains:
- the LOC140044692 gene encoding cholinesterase-like; the protein is MELIIRSLLFSCLIVAVFSQNPQVSTTLGDVAGETIKFKEDSYLKVNKTIDVYKGIPFAEPPVGEYRFEKPRPKEPWNGTLDATEYASWCLQSPSPYVTVGKDDCLYLNIFSPQTKPQNAAVMVFIHGGGFTTGTASTEDYSGVPLAATGDVIVVTINYRLNVYGFLTTGDADYPGNMGLFDQQEALKWVNAHIEAFGGDPSRVTIFGESAGSASVDYHLLSKGSWTYFSQAILESGATLSSWAYTEKEDAKEQAINIGKKVGCEYTESKAFVSCMKGIDPGKIANASVGMTTLPAPVVDGVFIENSPKVLIQNGEIKRNATIIVGTNEHEGTLFFLYAPVYFTPDQPEVSKSEFLQFIKATTEEAAMNPLITDATYFEYTDWSLADNPDADYFDSAVELATDFHFLCPSDVVQRAHSTAGNKVYVYLMTHVPEVSVFGPYLPGMGVGFDWIGAGHAEELQFVFGLPFLANSSMYRSEQPSDVDRNVSVEFMRYWTNFAKTGDPNSRGSETPDPSFDNNLVNWPKYTIPALEYLDINKMSFSDRAYRADKCAFWSSYEPKLVQYTDDLPEEERSWRNDYYSWKNNDLPEWQRAFNDYQQNKVCT